TCCCTCTTTATCCTCGTAGCTTAGGCTTATGAGATTTGATTTGATTTTGGCTGTTATGTCGTTGCCTTTGGCTAGGAGTTTAAAATTTGGCACTCTTACCATAAACTACGCTCCTTTTTTACCACCTCTGTCTTTATCTCAGGTAAAAACACTCTATCTCCAGCCCTTGAAATAGCGTTTAAATGACTATTAAAGGCTAAAATTTCGGCAAAGTTCTCTAAAGTGCCGTAATGTTTATAAATGATAGTATCTAAAC
This is a stretch of genomic DNA from Campylobacter sp. RM6914. It encodes these proteins:
- a CDS encoding tail protein X, with protein sequence MDKIYIVSDNERLDTIIYKHYGTLENFAEILAFNSHLNAISRAGDRVFLPEIKTEVVKKERSLW